From the genome of Triticum aestivum cultivar Chinese Spring chromosome 3B, IWGSC CS RefSeq v2.1, whole genome shotgun sequence, one region includes:
- the LOC123069244 gene encoding heme-binding protein 2 yields MARRSSMLLLLAAAALLAVGAGAAVPPSCERIECPAYDVVDNANGFEIRRYKDAMWVSTAPIEDISLVDATRSGFLQLFKYIQGKNAYNETIEMTAPVLTRVAPSDGPFCVSSFVVSFYVPAKNQADAPPAEGLHVQKWAGARYAAVRRFGGFVADADVGKQAALLDASLQGTRWAAAVSDGRKADPASEYTVAQYNSPFEFSGRVNEIWMLFDTMAASDM; encoded by the exons ATGGCGCGGCGGAGCAGCATGCTCCTCCTACTCGCCGCGGCCGCCCTGCTTGCCGTCGGCGCGGGCGCCGCCGTGCCGCCGTCGTGCGAGCGCATCGAGTGCCCGGCGTACGACGTGGTGGACAACGCCAACGGGTTCGAGATCCGGCGGTACAAGGACGCCATGTGGGTGTCCACCGCGCCCATCGAGGACATCTCCCTCGTCGACGCCACCCGCTCCGGCTTCCTCCA GCTTTTCAAGTACATCCAGGGGAAGAACGCCTACAACGAGACGATCGAGATGACGGCGCCGGTGCTGACGCGGGTGGCGCCCAGCGACGGGCCCTTCTGCGTCTCCTCCTTCGTGGTCAGCTTCTACGTGCCGGCGAAGAACCAGGCGGACGCGCCGCCGGCCGAGGGCCTGCACGTGCAGAAGTGGGCCGGGGCGAGGTACGCGGCCGTGCGCCGGTTCGGCGGCTTCGTGGCCGACGCCGACGTCGGCAAGCAGGCCGCGCTGCTCGACGCCAGCCTGCAGGGGACCAGGTGGGCCGCCGCCGTGTCCGACGGCCGCAAGGCCGACCCGGCGTCCGAGTACACCGTGGCGCAGTACAACTCACCGTTCGAGTTCAGCGGCAGGGTGAACGAGATATGGATGCTCTTCGACACCATGGCCGCGTCTGACATGTAA